The DNA sequence TTTCTTCATGATATCTACAAAATACGGGAACTAAAAGACCCAAAAGGTTTACTTGGAGGAAGAGATCGTGCAGTGTTATTAGCCAATACAGAACATCTTCATGCTCTTTTTTCCAAAGAAGAGATTGTGGTGCTGGATAACATTAAAATGACCAATGCCATTATCTCACATTTGGATTATCAAATCAACAGAGATGATAAAACACCATATCAGGCAGCAAAAGAGTGGTTTGATAACACAGCAGAGTGCCAGCAATGGTTTAAACAATTTCAAGGAGAATCAAAATGACGAATACAACAAAAATAATAACGACACTATGTGCTTTAAGCGTACTTTCTTTGGCAGAGGTATTGCCTCTACCAAAAGTAGACACTCTAAAGAGTGTTACAAAAGAAGATAAGGTACTTATAGATGTGGCTAGAACCTACG is a window from the Sulfurovum sp. genome containing:
- a CDS encoding glycine betaine ABC transporter substrate-binding protein; this encodes MHYEPYALWGVPEYVSDKLVSVEDLCKPEILDKMVMMIQGIGLGAGITRFSMEMMKQYGLENAGYRFYRGTQEECIAVFEGAVKEKKWVVVPLWHPQFLHDIYKIRELKDPKGLLGGRDRAVLLANTEHLHALFSKEEIVVLDNIKMTNAIISHLDYQINRDDKTPYQAAKEWFDNTAECQQWFKQFQGESK